A single region of the Enterobacter cloacae complex sp. R_G8 genome encodes:
- a CDS encoding fimbria/pilus outer membrane usher protein, whose protein sequence is MPARSPCARSLLALLLWLTLMLTAQAEPAADTVQWLAITVNHAPRGELWACRVVGEALWIDRGDLKKLGLRVPDDHSEWVELTSLPGLKVSLDLHAQQVSLTADAKALDGQQRLTIERPTAQYRYPEAQPISAFTLGYALYASDSQGNRQLNAQTSLTASGALPGTFSSSFSSHAGEENSAGRPSHTRLETRWQWDNADSLTSLALGDSITTGTRWSRQVRFGGLHWARNFELDPQLNTEPRSRYSDTAVLPSTVDLYIDGLKQSSQRVTPGDFLLDTLPSFTGSGQAQVVITDINGQRRTVQLDLYGAPGMLAEGLSSGSLDIGWMRQNYALRSNDYAPTPVLDAGWRYGVSNQLTLALHTEQQSKLRNVGTGVDWLISPNIGIVSQHVALSDSPYGLGKQWGLGWQWNGSGTGLSASTVRTDADFADNARTIGALPVRRSDSVWLSHSVPHFGTVGAGWVQQNIQGNKQRYLNASWSVSLPAHLSTTLSYTRSFTDASSNVQLMLSVPLGRADTLSVQTSRETSRMDYRHQPDDRLGGWSWQLGQSVGERRDTYADVGYLGHAGEWHVGLEQGAKLGNQYASAEGSLTLLDGSPHALRYSQQSLALVSTHGVGHVPVMLENRPAGETDENGYLLLTDLPQYHSSKVSINPLDLPADVMAPVTDIDARPGNGSAVKVDFNVHHAVTVQARLVDSRHKPLPLGSIVSTPRGATIVGRDGFIWLEDPPLPGELVVKTGEGECRVTLPAPRAASAIQNIGEQLCH, encoded by the coding sequence ATGCCAGCCAGATCCCCCTGCGCCCGCTCGCTACTCGCGCTCCTGCTTTGGCTAACGCTCATGCTGACAGCCCAGGCTGAACCCGCCGCCGACACCGTACAATGGCTGGCCATCACGGTGAATCACGCTCCTCGAGGGGAGCTGTGGGCCTGCCGGGTAGTGGGTGAAGCGCTGTGGATTGACCGCGGCGACCTCAAAAAGCTGGGGCTTCGCGTCCCGGATGACCACAGCGAGTGGGTTGAACTGACGTCCCTGCCGGGCCTGAAGGTCAGTCTTGATTTACATGCTCAGCAGGTCTCCCTTACCGCCGACGCAAAGGCGCTCGACGGCCAGCAGCGCCTGACTATCGAGAGGCCGACCGCGCAGTATCGCTATCCCGAGGCGCAGCCCATCAGCGCGTTTACGCTCGGGTATGCCCTTTATGCCAGTGATTCCCAGGGGAACCGCCAGCTTAACGCGCAGACCTCGCTGACCGCATCCGGGGCGCTTCCCGGCACCTTCAGCAGCAGCTTTTCAAGCCATGCGGGGGAGGAAAACAGCGCGGGCCGACCCAGCCACACGCGTCTTGAAACCCGCTGGCAGTGGGACAACGCAGACTCGCTGACCAGCCTGGCGCTGGGTGACAGCATCACCACGGGCACCCGCTGGAGCCGGCAGGTACGTTTTGGCGGTCTGCACTGGGCGCGGAATTTTGAGCTTGATCCGCAGCTCAACACCGAACCGCGCAGCCGCTACAGCGACACTGCCGTCCTGCCTTCAACGGTCGATCTTTACATCGACGGGCTTAAGCAGAGCAGCCAGCGCGTGACGCCGGGGGATTTTCTGCTGGATACCCTGCCCTCCTTCACCGGAAGCGGACAGGCGCAGGTGGTCATTACCGATATCAACGGTCAGCGTCGCACCGTACAACTCGATCTCTACGGTGCGCCTGGGATGCTGGCGGAAGGACTCAGCAGCGGCTCGCTGGATATCGGCTGGATGCGGCAGAACTACGCCCTGCGATCCAATGACTATGCCCCCACTCCTGTGCTCGACGCGGGCTGGCGCTATGGGGTAAGTAACCAGCTGACGCTGGCGCTGCACACCGAACAGCAGAGCAAACTGCGCAATGTCGGGACAGGCGTCGACTGGCTGATCTCACCCAACATAGGGATTGTCAGCCAGCATGTTGCCCTGAGCGACAGCCCCTACGGTCTGGGAAAACAGTGGGGCCTTGGCTGGCAATGGAACGGCAGCGGGACGGGCTTATCTGCCAGCACCGTCCGTACTGATGCCGATTTTGCCGATAACGCCCGCACGATCGGTGCCCTGCCGGTCAGACGCAGCGATAGCGTCTGGCTAAGCCACTCCGTGCCCCATTTTGGTACCGTAGGCGCAGGCTGGGTACAGCAAAACATTCAGGGCAACAAACAGCGCTACCTCAACGCCTCCTGGTCCGTCTCGCTGCCTGCCCACCTATCCACCACGCTGAGCTATACCCGTTCGTTTACGGATGCGTCGAGTAACGTTCAGCTTATGCTCTCGGTCCCGTTAGGCCGTGCGGATACCCTCTCCGTTCAGACCAGCCGCGAGACGTCGCGCATGGATTATCGCCACCAGCCGGACGATCGGCTCGGCGGCTGGTCATGGCAGCTGGGACAAAGCGTTGGTGAGCGCCGGGATACCTATGCGGACGTGGGCTATCTGGGTCATGCCGGTGAGTGGCACGTCGGGCTGGAGCAAGGCGCGAAGCTGGGCAACCAGTACGCCTCAGCCGAAGGCAGCCTGACGCTGCTGGATGGCAGTCCTCATGCCCTGCGCTACAGCCAACAGAGCCTGGCGCTGGTCTCCACCCACGGCGTTGGACACGTGCCGGTCATGCTGGAAAACCGCCCGGCAGGCGAAACCGATGAAAACGGTTATCTGCTGCTGACCGACCTGCCGCAATACCACAGCAGCAAAGTCAGTATCAATCCGCTGGATCTCCCCGCCGATGTGATGGCCCCCGTCACCGACATAGATGCCCGACCGGGCAACGGCAGCGCGGTAAAGGTCGATTTTAACGTCCATCACGCCGTGACGGTTCAGGCCCGGCTGGTCGACAGCCGCCATAAGCCGCTCCCGCTGGGCAGCATCGTTTCAACGCCACGCGGCGCGACCATCGTCGGACGTGACGGTTTCATCTGGCTTGAAGATCCGCCCCTGCCGGGTGAACTGGTGGTGAAAACCGGCGAGGGGGAGTGTCGGGTCACGCTTCCGGCCCCGCGCGCCGCGTCAGCAATACAGAATATTGGAGAACAACTGTGTCATTAA
- a CDS encoding spore coat U domain-containing protein, whose protein sequence is MSLKAPLLLLLVLSMKAMAAACWITSPAAINFGSVVAGNAASTNTEVKFSCQADNNGTLEYINVCLSSMDAPPFQMLSTGDQEGKQYSLLFRLFNGVARSQELGPASGGDLIQQTLTAQSNTSISGSFPLIATLLPGQNQLPAYHYYNYNMNLRIAWHSATRQDALQNCLDGSAEGEQVQGGTNAQAEISQGCYIERVTPLNFGTLSSTATLRPTRSTATLTTRCPAGTAFTLAMGNGNHASGNQRQLCNDEGQCLRYGLWQDAAATQRWGDWRSGDALVVAHPTGGTQSFTVYGEVPAQPLSGTGEFIDDVIITLTY, encoded by the coding sequence GTGTCATTAAAAGCACCGTTATTGCTGCTGCTCGTGCTGTCCATGAAAGCGATGGCGGCAGCATGCTGGATAACCTCACCCGCCGCCATTAACTTTGGCAGCGTCGTGGCGGGCAATGCCGCCTCGACCAACACCGAGGTGAAATTTAGCTGTCAGGCCGACAATAACGGCACGCTGGAATATATCAACGTCTGCCTGAGCAGCATGGATGCTCCGCCCTTTCAGATGCTCTCGACCGGGGACCAGGAGGGGAAACAGTACTCCCTGCTCTTCCGCCTGTTTAACGGCGTCGCGCGTTCTCAGGAGCTGGGCCCCGCCAGCGGCGGGGATCTCATTCAGCAGACCCTGACTGCACAAAGCAATACCAGCATCAGCGGTAGCTTTCCGCTTATCGCCACCCTCCTGCCGGGACAAAACCAACTGCCGGCGTACCACTATTACAACTACAACATGAATCTGCGCATCGCCTGGCACAGCGCCACCCGTCAGGATGCGCTGCAAAATTGCTTGGACGGTTCCGCGGAGGGCGAGCAGGTGCAGGGCGGCACCAACGCGCAGGCCGAAATCAGCCAGGGGTGCTACATAGAACGCGTCACCCCGCTTAACTTCGGCACGCTGAGCAGCACCGCCACGCTGCGCCCAACGCGTTCCACGGCAACACTCACCACGCGCTGCCCGGCCGGCACGGCGTTTACCCTTGCTATGGGCAACGGCAACCATGCCAGCGGCAATCAGCGGCAGCTTTGCAACGACGAAGGCCAGTGCCTGCGCTATGGGCTCTGGCAGGATGCCGCGGCCACGCAACGCTGGGGCGATTGGCGCAGCGGGGATGCGCTGGTCGTCGCCCATCCCACAGGCGGCACCCAGAGCTTCACCGTTTATGGAGAAGTCCCGGCCCAGCCTCTGAGCGGTACGGGGGAGTTTATTGACGACGTGATAATTACGCTGACTTATTAA
- a CDS encoding winged helix-turn-helix domain-containing protein — translation MKYLLADAIVYNDEDGSVSLINAPDEDAQILTCTANTILKLLVQHHGNVVERDTFLHEVWDRRGLQGSNNSLNQYISILRKMLASLLPDALFIVTVPKTGFMLSADVTVTAQEEAPPAAKTAKPAWRVRPEWLFCGALTLAIVTLCLWITAIKPANPQREIHLLTHIGTCPVYTFTPLADVFHEKAIALAQTLQQDGHLPCLKNSIFYMHIQRTLFYGHEGRLVLSQCSLTQDKASTCRTLYYYEW, via the coding sequence ATGAAATACCTGCTTGCTGACGCCATCGTCTACAACGACGAGGACGGTTCTGTTTCTCTTATCAATGCGCCGGATGAGGATGCGCAGATCCTCACCTGCACGGCCAATACCATCCTGAAGTTGCTGGTCCAGCATCATGGGAACGTGGTTGAACGGGACACCTTTCTCCATGAGGTCTGGGATCGACGTGGGCTCCAGGGATCGAACAACTCGTTAAACCAGTACATCAGTATTTTGCGCAAAATGCTGGCAAGCCTGCTTCCCGACGCGCTGTTTATCGTCACAGTCCCTAAGACGGGCTTTATGCTCAGCGCCGACGTCACGGTAACGGCCCAGGAGGAAGCGCCCCCGGCCGCCAAAACGGCGAAACCGGCATGGCGCGTTCGGCCGGAATGGCTGTTCTGCGGCGCGCTTACCCTGGCGATCGTGACGCTGTGCCTCTGGATAACGGCGATCAAGCCAGCAAACCCGCAGAGGGAGATCCATCTGCTGACCCATATCGGCACCTGTCCGGTCTACACCTTTACGCCGCTGGCGGATGTGTTTCACGAGAAGGCGATTGCCCTGGCGCAAACCCTGCAGCAGGACGGCCATCTGCCGTGTCTGAAAAATTCCATTTTCTATATGCACATCCAGAGAACGCTTTTTTACGGCCACGAAGGGAGGCTGGTGCTTTCCCAGTGTTCCCTCACGCAGGATAAAGCGAGCACCTGCCGTACGCTTTACTATTACGAGTGGTGA
- a CDS encoding GNAT family N-acetyltransferase, whose protein sequence is MNIYIRPTTCDDIATLPALERAAGQRFRDYPELAWLAEGDVISAEQHLDYAGRGLSWLALANDQPVGFILAETHASSLFIVELSVHLDWQGKGIGRRLIACVADHARKRGLTSLTLTTFRDVPWNAPFYARLGFEYVTDLTHELRQKREEEATHGLAYKSRCAMRLPL, encoded by the coding sequence ATGAACATTTACATTCGCCCCACCACCTGCGACGACATCGCCACTCTGCCCGCACTTGAACGCGCGGCGGGCCAGCGTTTTCGGGATTACCCGGAACTCGCCTGGCTTGCAGAGGGCGATGTCATTTCCGCTGAGCAGCATCTCGACTACGCCGGTCGTGGCTTGAGCTGGCTGGCGCTGGCCAACGACCAGCCGGTCGGTTTTATCCTCGCAGAGACGCACGCTTCGTCGCTGTTTATTGTAGAGCTCTCGGTTCATCTGGACTGGCAGGGAAAAGGGATCGGTCGGCGGCTCATCGCCTGTGTGGCTGACCATGCCCGCAAAAGGGGGCTGACATCGCTGACGTTGACGACATTCCGGGACGTGCCGTGGAATGCGCCCTTCTATGCGCGGCTGGGGTTTGAATACGTCACAGACCTCACGCATGAGCTGCGTCAGAAAAGGGAAGAAGAGGCAACGCACGGTTTAGCGTATAAATCGCGCTGCGCCATGCGCCTGCCTCTGTAG
- the tsr gene encoding methyl-accepting chemotaxis protein: MLNRIKIVTSLMLVLAIFGLLQLTSGGLFFNALKHDKENFTVLQTIRQQQSTLNASWVALLQTRNTLNRAGIRYMMDQNNIGSGATVNDLMQIASVSLKQAEKNWAAYETLPRDPRQSDAEAMEIKRNYDIYHGALAELIQLLGAGKINAFFDQPTQSYQDGFEKQYVNYLLQNDKLYQMAVENSNSSYSQAIWVLISVLIVVLVVIVAVWLGIKQALISPLTRLIDNIRHIASGDLVKRIEVEGANEMGELADSLRHMQGELVRTVGDVRNGANAIYSGASEIAMGNNDLSSRTEQQAASLEETAASMEQLTATVKQNAENARQASNLALSASETAQKGGKVVDNVVQTMRDIAGSSQKIADIISVIDGIAFQTNILALNAAVEAARAGEQGRGFAVVAGEVRNLAQRSAQAAREIKSLIEDSVGRVEVGSTLVESAGETMGEIVNAVTRVTDIMGEIASASDEQSRGIDQVGLAVAEMDRVTQQNASLVEESAAAAAALEEQASRLTQAVAVFRIQQEQMKAREFASAKTMSAPVMTRKTATADAGDNWETF; the protein is encoded by the coding sequence ATGTTAAATCGTATCAAGATTGTCACCAGCTTAATGCTGGTTTTAGCGATATTTGGCCTTTTACAACTGACCTCCGGTGGCCTTTTCTTCAATGCCCTGAAGCATGACAAAGAGAATTTCACCGTCCTGCAAACCATTCGCCAGCAACAATCCACGCTGAACGCCAGCTGGGTGGCGTTGCTGCAAACCCGTAACACCCTGAACCGTGCGGGCATCCGCTACATGATGGATCAGAACAATATCGGCAGCGGCGCGACCGTGAACGATCTGATGCAAATTGCCTCTGTGTCTCTGAAACAGGCGGAAAAAAACTGGGCTGCCTACGAGACCCTGCCGCGCGATCCACGTCAGAGTGACGCTGAAGCGATGGAAATTAAGCGTAACTACGACATTTATCACGGTGCGCTGGCGGAGCTGATTCAGCTGCTGGGCGCTGGCAAAATCAACGCTTTCTTTGATCAACCGACCCAGAGCTATCAGGATGGTTTTGAGAAGCAGTACGTGAACTACCTGCTGCAGAACGACAAGCTGTATCAGATGGCGGTAGAAAACAGTAACAGCTCTTACAGCCAGGCGATCTGGGTGCTGATTAGCGTGCTGATTGTGGTGCTGGTGGTTATCGTGGCCGTGTGGCTGGGTATCAAGCAGGCGTTAATCTCTCCGCTGACCCGTCTGATCGACAATATCCGCCATATCGCCAGCGGCGATCTGGTAAAGCGCATTGAAGTGGAAGGCGCTAACGAGATGGGGGAGCTGGCCGACTCGCTGCGCCATATGCAGGGCGAGCTGGTGCGTACCGTCGGTGACGTGCGTAACGGCGCAAACGCCATCTACAGCGGCGCGAGCGAAATCGCGATGGGCAATAACGACCTGTCTTCCCGTACCGAACAGCAGGCCGCTTCCCTGGAAGAGACTGCAGCCAGCATGGAGCAGCTGACGGCGACCGTGAAGCAGAACGCCGAGAATGCCCGTCAGGCGAGCAACCTGGCGCTGAGCGCGTCTGAAACCGCACAGAAGGGCGGGAAAGTGGTGGATAACGTGGTGCAAACCATGCGTGACATCGCCGGCAGTTCGCAGAAAATCGCCGATATTATCAGCGTGATTGACGGCATTGCCTTCCAGACCAATATTCTGGCACTGAACGCCGCGGTTGAAGCGGCACGTGCCGGTGAGCAGGGGCGCGGATTTGCCGTCGTGGCAGGCGAAGTGCGTAACCTGGCGCAGCGCAGCGCCCAGGCGGCCCGTGAGATCAAGAGCCTGATTGAAGACTCGGTGGGTCGCGTGGAAGTGGGCTCAACGCTGGTGGAAAGCGCCGGTGAAACGATGGGTGAAATCGTTAATGCGGTGACCCGCGTGACTGACATCATGGGTGAAATCGCCTCTGCGTCTGACGAGCAGAGCCGCGGTATCGATCAGGTCGGCCTGGCGGTGGCGGAGATGGATCGCGTGACCCAGCAGAACGCCTCGCTGGTGGAAGAGTCTGCTGCTGCCGCTGCGGCGCTGGAAGAGCAGGCGAGCCGTCTGACGCAGGCCGTCGCGGTATTCCGCATTCAGCAGGAGCAGATGAAAGCACGTGAGTTCGCTTCCGCAAAAACCATGTCCGCGCCGGTGATGACGCGTAAAACCGCGACTGCCGATGCCGGTGATAACTGGGAAACCTTCTGA
- the hpaR gene encoding homoprotocatechuate degradation operon regulator HpaR, which yields MHDSLTIALLQAREAAMSYFRPIVKRHNLTEQQWRIVRVLAEHPSMDFHDLAFRTCILRPSLTGILTRMERDGLVLRLKPVNDQRKLYVSLTKEGNALYAHAQAQVEEAYQQIEAEYTPEKMKQLTALLEEFIELGNRHIAARDEE from the coding sequence ATGCATGATTCATTAACTATCGCCCTGTTGCAGGCGCGGGAAGCGGCGATGTCCTACTTCCGCCCGATTGTGAAGCGGCATAACCTGACCGAGCAGCAATGGCGCATTGTGCGTGTGCTGGCTGAACATCCCTCGATGGATTTCCACGATCTGGCGTTTCGGACCTGCATATTGCGCCCGAGCCTGACGGGCATTCTGACGCGCATGGAGCGCGACGGTCTGGTGTTGCGCCTGAAGCCGGTCAATGACCAGCGCAAGCTGTACGTGTCGCTGACCAAAGAGGGCAACGCGCTGTATGCGCATGCCCAGGCGCAGGTGGAAGAGGCGTATCAGCAAATTGAGGCAGAGTACACGCCGGAGAAGATGAAACAGCTCACGGCGCTGCTTGAGGAGTTTATTGAGCTGGGAAATCGCCATATCGCAGCGCGTGACGAAGAGTAA